AGGAAGTTCTGACCCTATATTAATCAGTATGGAGATCCTCATGAGCACATCTGCCTGGAGCATCCTCAGCAGACCCATCAACTCTTCTACAAACATAGTGAGTACAACACTTTTAATGACAGGATTTTTTATTTCGTGAATGTTTCTTTAGCTATACCAACAGATTGTGTaagaacgtttttttttatcaagaaATTGTTTCTTTTATCAAAGAAATTTGAATATCTGTCCTTCAGGCTAACGTGAGGACGGCTTGTGTACATCATGAAACGCGTGGTCGGCCGTTATTCCCTTGCCAACTCGAACTTAGATGAGAGTGAACTTCCTGAGTTTGAACCTTCTTCTGATGTTTGGAATCCAAGAGGAACCCCGGATGAAGGTACAGTAAAGCCATCCCTGTGTATGCATTTGTGATACAAATGACATTTTGTAATCATGTGACACACTAATCAAATGTGTCACATGATTACAAAATGTCATTTGTATCACAAATACTGAGAAATTGGCTGTTTTTATTGTCACATTCTAATCATTCTATTCACcagaaaaatgtcaaacataAGATGTTTTTCACCAAACACAACTTGGTCTTTCCAGCTCACATCTATAATCAATCATCAGTTCTTATTCAGTATGATCCTACAGCTCTATTTTTGAGAGCCCATTCTTCATCTTTAATGTAAGGATAAAGAATAACAcacttctgtgatcatttcatcaCATTGAGTTTGCTTTCTTCCCTAGCAACGCAAGCTGCGAGTCTCTCTGCGTTGAGCGTTGACATGCGTGTGACAGAGAACAAGGCCGAGCACATCACAGACAAATACAACAACTCCAACCTCATCGTGCGCAGGGGTAAAGAATTCACCATCATCATTAAATTTGACCGCGCCTTCGACGAAGAGCAGGACAACGTGGAGATGGAATTCCTGATTGGTGAgcggttttatttattttttgcccaaattattttttcttcTGGTCTGTACAACACAATAAACAACGTTGCAcagctgtttattttttgttatagatGCTTTCAAAGTGACATGCGCGCGtttgtggactgcccttaacttccgctacacattcacaaaaaatAGAGTgcctgtgtattatttttgataacaagcaaaagaaaccgagaagaaccgttacttgtcCAAACTTGTCtcccaatatttttaatttagactgcgatacccaTCTCAATCGCTAGGTGTCAGTGTCCCATGTGGTAAACTACAGtgcccattcaacaaattgtttatttaataaaatgaacatacaacaacatacaacaaatcgtttatttaatacagttatcatacagtaaaataataatacaaattaatattaacataaataaaataaaatatagttatattattagacactggccaaacacagaccggaagtaaactgcagttactGCGTCCGATGAAACACTATCTAtaattagaaaataaatgatcaGAAATAAAACGTGACCGTTTCAAGCAACATATCATGAATAGTAagtattttacaaaaaatagaGATATAGCTGGCATAAGTGTTCAAGAAAAGTTCTAGTGGGATTGGTAAAAAATTTACATGAACAAATCTTGTTTGTGAAGTTTGGTGGATGCtggatttcataaaaaaaaaaaagattacacAAAGCCTCTCGTCTTCGAAACCTAACCgtgtgaatgaataaaaaaatccatCCACTCACTTTTCTTTCACTACTTTCATCTCACACAGGTAGTGCCCCTAATGAAAACAAGGGCACCTACATCATCGTGTCCATCGGAAAAGAGAAACGTGATGTCAGCTGGAAGTGTCGTGTGGTAAACATCGAGGGAAAAGACGTGACGGTGGGCATCACGCCGGACCCCAAGTGCATCGTGGGCCGCTTCCGCACTTTTGTGGCTGTTGTGAGTGGTTTAGGAAAACAGCGCACCCCGAGAAACACTGACACTGACGTTTATGTGCTGTTCAATCCTTGGGACCCTGGTGAGTACAACTGCATTCACATGCTGCTCACATTTGACATAAAACAACATGACAGCCTTTGAAATGTTGCTTGAGGCCAACATCTTGCTGTATATGTCTCTACACAGCGGATCAGGTGTACATGGAAAAAGAAGAAGACAGGCAGGAGTATGTCCTGAATGATGTGGGGGTCATCTACAACGGAGAATTTAACAATGTGACCGTCCGCTCATGGAACTATGGGCAGGTCTGTATAATCCCCCTTGACATCATTCgggatttttttttcatatcaGAAACCATCAAATGTTGTCTGTCCACCACTGTTTACACTTTTATGTGTTTTCTTGTAGTTTGAACAAGGAGTTCTGGATGCCTGCCTTCTGGTTCTGGATACTGCCAAAGTACCGCTAGTATTTCGTGGAAATGCGACTGAAGTAGTCCGGCAGGGCTCAGCTCTGGTATGATGTGAAATTTGTGAAGTATGCATTGCCTTTTCATAGCTCGTGATATTTGATAGAGTTCTCTGTTGGGTACCAGGTTTGTCTCAGTAACATCTTCAGTTCCCATTATGTCATTGcccagaggttgctctttcaaagCTAAGGAGGTTTGATGGAGTTCTccgttgtgtttcatttaagtatcaagtCTCGGATGTTTCTCTTAAAGTACTTAAGAAAAATTTAAATAAGACAATTATTGACgtacatgaagagtatggaggtgatTGTGGAGGtgaataatctggatttgggagAAATTTTATAGAAATGTTTGCGTTCGTCTAGAAATCTTCGATAAtcttgacttttgattgcagacttggcaaatctgagctcagtttgtggcATTGTTAAGATATCTTCTGATACTCTAATAGAGAcattttgaagttttttttctcaggcGAAATATCTAAGATGCAGGACACTTTATTTGCTCTCGATTTAAACTCTCCGGTATATTAAAGAGATCCCATCTGTGATCTTTCTTTTTTACGAGTAACTTTTAAATGCAGACTTCGCAAACCGCTGCTCTGTTTGTGACATCCTTATGATCCTGTGATCTCCTTTGAAACTGTAATGGAGGCACTTTCTGAGTAGATATATTAAAGATGGCAGAGATGTTTCCATTTAATCGCATTGGCGTCTTTATTATGGCATATGTTAGCTAAACAGAAGCATATTTCTGTCTTGTAGCGCGATGAGCAACATAAACATATTGTGTTCATTTTGGCTACCTGCTGGTATATTTTCAGATGAACGCTCAGGATGATGATGGTGTTCTGGTTGGAAACTGGAGTGGAGAGTACTCCACTGGCACATCTCCCACTGCCTGGACCGGAAGTACTGAAATCCTGCTCAAATATGCCAGCGAGGGAGCTTCACCTGTTGCTTTTGCCCAATGCTGGGTATTTGCCGGTGTACTGAACACTTGTAAGTATAGCAATCGCACTTAAAATAGGCTACTTTTGTGTCATGTGCACGCTCTATAGTTTAGGAGTGACAACCAGATTTAAACGCTGGAGTAAACTAGTCATTGAGAACACACGAGTCACTCCTGAACGTGCACTGGTTGACTGAGTTACATGATTTAGATAGCAAACAGGTACTGTATAACTTGGGCAAAATTGTTTGTAATACCTGTTCACCCAGTTTTGCGCTGTCTGGGGTTACCGGCGAGGGTCATCACCAACTTCTGCTCTGCTCACGACAACACGGGCAACCTGAAGACAGACATAGAGCTGGATGAAGACGGTAAAGTGGacaaaggaaaaacaagagATTCAATCTGGTGAGATTTCATGACGCTTACAATTAGAATGAATCAACAATGTCGGCTACTGactttttcatgttttgtgttcCGACTTTGGATGTNGTaatttttaaatggttaaaCAAGTGTTGTCACAATGACAAGCACGCTTTTactactttttattggttagatatttgcaaagccGAGTGACAAacgttaaaggggtgatatgacacggctaaaacgaatattatcgtttgttttagatgtaatgcaatgtgtatacacgatttaaggttcaaaaacgctgtattttccacacaccgtgcat
The sequence above is drawn from the Triplophysa rosa unplaced genomic scaffold, Trosa_1v2 scaffold539, whole genome shotgun sequence genome and encodes:
- the LOC130551010 gene encoding coagulation factor XIII A chain-like — translated: MKRVVGRYSLANSNLDESELPEFEPSSDVWNPRGTPDEATQAASLSALSVDMRVTENKAEHITDKYNNSNLIVRRGKEFTIIIKFDRAFDEEQDNVEMEFLIGSAPNENKGTYIIVSIGKEKRDVSWKCRVVNIEGKDVTVGITPDPKCIVGRFRTFVAVVSGLGKQRTPRNTDTDVYVLFNPWDPADQVYMEKEEDRQEYVLNDVGVIYNGEFNNVTVRSWNYGQFEQGVLDACLLVLDTAKVPLVFRGNATEVVRQGSALMNAQDDDGVLVGNWSGEYSTGTSPTAWTGSTEILLKYASEGASPVAFAQCWVFAGVLNTFLRCLGLPARVITNFCSAHDNTGNLKTDIELDEDGKVDKGKTRDSIW